From a region of the Ovis aries strain OAR_USU_Benz2616 breed Rambouillet chromosome 2, ARS-UI_Ramb_v3.0, whole genome shotgun sequence genome:
- the SLC30A2 gene encoding proton-coupled zinc antiporter SLC30A2 encodes MKAGERMHLLDSKLAVGTYTTLWQDGTSGIPASSPGLALQPTEVAPQSSHYCHSQKGPGSHGDPKKRAWRQLCVAAAFCLLFMIGEVIGGYLAHSLAIMTDAAHLLTDFASMLISLFSLWMASRPATKTMNFGWHRAEILGALLSVLSIWVVTGVLVYLAAERLISGDYEIKEETMLITSGCAVVVNIIMGLILHQSGHGHSHNPEHGHNASQEQGSPSVRAAFIHVIGDFLQSLGVLVAAFILYFKPEYKFIDPICTFLFSILVLGTTLTILRDVILVLMEGTPKGVDFTAVRNLLLSVEGVEALHSLHIWALTVAQPILSVHIAIAENADAQAVLKAASDHLQGMFHFHTTTIQIEDYSEDMKDCQSCRGPSD; translated from the exons ATGAAAGCGGGCGAGAGGATGCATCTGTTGGACAGCAAGCTTGCAGTTGG GACTTACACAACTCTGTGGCAGGATGGGACCAGCGGCATCCCTGCGTCTTCACCTGGCCTGGCCTTGCAGCCCACTGAGGTGGCTCCCCAGAGCAGCCATTACTGCCATTCCCAGAAGGGTCCTGGCAGTCACGGTGACCCCAAGAAGAGGGCCTGGCGCCAGCTCTGTGTGGCTGCTGCCTTCTGCCTGTTGTTCATGATTGGGGAAGTCATCG GTGGGTACCTGGCACATAGCTTGGCGATCATGACGGACGCAGCCCACCTGCTCACTGACTTTGCCAGCATGCTTATCAGCCTCTTCTCCCTGTGGATGGCTTCCCGGCCAGCCACCAAGACCATGAACTTCGGTTGGCATCGAGCTG AGATTCTGGGTGCCCTGCTCTCTGTGCTGTCCATCTGGGTCGTGACGGGGGTGCTGGTGTACTTGGCGGCGGAAAGGCTGATTTCTGGAGACTATGAGATCAAGGAGGAGACCATGCTGATCACGTCGGGCTGTGCTGTGGTTGTGAACATCAT AATGGGGTTGATTCTTCACCAGTCTGGCCATGGACACAGCCACAACCCCGAGCACGGCCACAATGCCAGCCAggagcagggaagccccagtgtccGAGCTGCCTTTATCCACGTCATTGGAGACTTTCTGCAGAGCTTGGGCGTTTTGGTGGCAGCCTTTATTTTATACTTCAAG CCAGAGTACAAGTTTATAGACCCCATCTGCACCTTCCTGTTCTCCATCCTCGTCCTGGGGACAACCTTGACCATCCTGAGAGATGTGATCCTGGTGCTGATGGAAG GGACCCCCAAGGGCGTGGACTTCACAGCCGTGCGGAATCTGCTGCTGTCCGTGGAGGGCGTGGAAGCCTTGCACAGCCTGCACATCTGGGCGCTGACGGTGGCCCAGCCTATCCTGTCTGTCCACATCGCCATCG CTGAGAATGCAGATGCCCAGGCTGTGCTGAAGGCAGCCAGTGACCACCTGCAGGGGATGTTCCACTTCCACACCACGACCATCCAGATCGAGGACTACTCTGAGGATATGAAGGACTGTCAGTCATGCCGGGGCCCCTCGGACTGA